The sequence GAAATAACTCAAAAAAGAGTTTTAAATCCAATTAATCTGTTATTTATTAAATCTACACTAAAATTAATATTAATGCCCAATAGCAGATTTAATATTAATATATTATAATATAACTTCAAAAAAACAAACTAAAAATTATGAAGCAGATTCAATTCAATTTCAAATTGTCTAAAAAGTATTCACATCATCTGAAAAAAAAACAAATTAACATTACCGTCATCGTGTTTTTAACACTACAATGTCTGTGGGCAGTGCATATATAGTTTTCTAACGATAAGGCAAACCTTTTTTAAAGGAGTGATTTTATTCAAATCCCCATATTCTGCAGTATAACCTGTACGTTGTGGATTTGATGTTTTGTTTTCTCTTCAAAAAGTCTTTTGTTATGTTTAACAGCGTATTCATATTTTTTTATGAGTTTTTTCTTGTTTTTAATACCTGCAAAGGACAGGAGGGCCATCAAACCACTTAAAATTGCACCAAAGAGGAACACCCTGTGAACACCCGTTGTCAGATCAAGTGCTGCGCCTGCAAATAACTGGTTTTGCAGCATAAGCTGTGGTGATATGGCCGAATGTATCAGAAGCCCTGCGTAACATACTGCAAAGACCATTCCCATATCCCTTACCGTTGCAATAATTCCAGAGGCCATTCCCACGTTTTCATGGGGTAAAGACGACATGAGGGTTTTATTTGCTGGGGACTGGAAAAGGGCTGTTCCAAGGCCCAGAAGTGCAAGGCGCCAGAAAACATCGAATATGGTTGAAGTAGTTGTGATCTGGGTCAGTGAAAGGAGTGCAAGCATGCATATGATGGATCCAATGAAAACAGGACGTCTTGAACCAAACCTATCTGACATGGCACCACTTACAGGGGCCATGAGCATCATAACTATGGGAGATGCTGTTAAAACCATACCTGCCGTGCTTGAACCAAGATGAAGAACTTTCTGCAGGTAAAAGGGCATTGCAAACAGCATCATGTACATACAGATGTAGTTCAAGTGTAAACTCATGTTGAAGGCTGAAAAAACCTTGTTTTTGAGTAATTTGAGTTCTATCATAGGACTTTCAGTGTGAAGTTCCATGTAAACGAATATGGCAAAGGCTAAAACTGCAAGAACTCCTGTGATAACTGCAGTTATGTACTCAGACCTTTCAACAAGGTTGAGGGAGTATATGATCAGGAAAAGGTATGTGAACTGGAGTAGGGTTCCAGGTAAGTCCCATTTAACTTCTTGAGGTTCTCCACGTTTGAGTGTGAAGTAGCAGATTCCGAATGCAACGACTCCAATGGGAATGTTCACCAGGAATATGGATCTCCATCCAAATAAGCTGGTCATAACTCCACCTATTGCAGGGCCCAGTGCCAATCCTGCTGCAATAGCCACGGAGTATATTCCAAGGGCTTTCCCAAGGTAACGTATTGGGAATGATTTTTCTATTATGACCATTGAAACAGACATGACCATAGCTGCCGTAACCCCCTGTACTCCCCTGAATATGATCAAAGCTGTAACACAAGGGGATAAACTGCAAAGAATCGATGCTACTATGAAACCAACGAGTCCTCCCAGGAAGAGACGTTCATGACCGTAGAAATCACCAAATCTAGCAAAGAACAGCACCAGACCTATAAACATGATGAGGTATGAAGTTAAAACCCACTCCGCTGTGGCCACGTTAACAGAGAAGAATCCTGCTATGGTTGGAAGTGAAACATTGGTTATACTGGCATTTATTGGGACCATCAAAGCTCCTATTGAAACTGCCAGAAGGATCCTCCATTTTTTGCTGTACTCATCCGTGGTACCAGGACCTTCCAGTTGATGAGCTTAAAAAACAATGCATTGAATCCATATAATTGTGTGATGGAAGATTATGATAAGATGGAAGAGGATACTGTGAATATGAATCCTGTTTCTTTCCATTAAAATTTGGATTAAAAAAGCTTTTAAAAATTTTTAACGTATTTTGTGCTTTGGGGATTTTATAAAGGAAATTTCCATTTAAAATCAATTTTTACGACACCTTCTAACTTCAAACTATTATATGTCCATTTATATACATTTTAATCTGATTGGTCCATCCAGATTAAATAGATCTGTTCCTATCCTTTCCATAGCATATAAAGCTTTCTAGCCGGGGCATGATCAAGGCCAAAGGATAAATTTCCATAAATATTTTTATGGTGAAACATCCAACCTTAACATATACACATTGATTATGGAGAAACACTGAAAATATGTATCCCAACATTTTATCCCTGATTTCTTTCCTTGTATTTGCTATTTATCTTTTTATAGGAGTTTACATACTAAAACTCAGTCCTAAATCCAAATTAAACATCTCAGTCATGATTCTATCAGTTATGTTCGCTATCTGGTCATTCGCGTGCACTTTTTACTATTCTGCACCGGACCAAGCATCTGCATGGTTCTGGTACAAGGTTTCGGCATTTGGAAGGTGCGCATACCCTGTAGGATTACTCCAAATAGCATTGATACTCACCAGAAATGACAAAGTATTCAAAAAATGGTACCACTACCTCATTCTTTACGTACCAGCACTATTCTTCATCTACGAGACAGTTTCAGGTTCATTCACAGGCCCTGGACTTGTATGGATAAATTCCATGTGGATAGACATTGCAACAAGCTGGTGGTACAGTTCATACACTGTTTACTTCACCGCCCTGCCTGTGTTATCTTACCTGCTCATATTAAGATGGGGGAGAAGATCTGAAAGTCCCAGAGAAAAAAAACAGGCGAATATAATTGTTTTAACTGCAATAGTAGCATTCGTTCCAGGCTACATCGTGAACGCTGTTCTACCCTTCATAAATATTTTTATCCTTCCTTCAATTGGTCAGATTCTTGCTTTAATAGCATTTTTAGGAATCGGATACGCTATCTCCAGGTACAAATTCCTGAGAATGACCCCCGATGTGGCTGTGGATGAAATAATTTCCAGAACAACTGATATGATCATCTTCCTCAACAAGAGGGGAGAGATAGTGAATATAAATGAACCGGCTGAAAGGATTCTTGAATATGATAAAAAAGAGATTATAGGAACGAAATGGACCATTTTACTTCCAAAGGAATGCATAAAACCTGTTGAAAGGAAGATAGTTGATATGATAAATGAAAATGCTCCAGAAAAACAGTACATTGAGATGGATTTAAATTATTTAACCCAACAGAAGGATCAGGTTCCAGTTAAAATGTATTTTTCAGTTATAAGGGATGAATATGAAATTAGAGGCAGGTTGATCGTGGCCCAAGATATGAGGCAGACAGAAAAACTTGAAAGGGAAATAAATGCCAAGGAAAAAGCCCTGAAAGAGAAGGAAATGCTCATGAAAGAGATACATCACCGAGTCAAAAATAATTTAACGGTTATATCCAGCCTCCTCAGCCTGCAGTCCCGTTACATCCAGGATGACAAGACAAGGAGCATGTTCCAGGAAAGTCAGAGTAGAGCCCGGTCCATGGCCATGATACATGAAAGGCTTTACAAATCAGATAACCTGAAAAGTATCGACTTTGGGGATTACATAGGGAATCTTGCAGAGGAACTACTGGAAACATACTCGTTGAACAATGAAGCTGTGAAATTAAATGTGGATGTGGACAATGAATTCCTGGACGTGGATGTGGCAGTTCCTTTGGGGATCATAGTCAACGAAATAATATCAAACTCACTTAAATATGCTTTTAACGAGGATAAAAAGGGATACATAACTATCCAATTCCATAGGAAAGATGATGAATTCGTTCTGGTTGTTGAAGACAATGGTAGTGGGATGCCAGAGAATTTCAACTATGAAGATTCGGATAGCCTTGGAATGAGACTTATAAACAGCCTCGTAGAACAGATCGAAGGGGAAATGGAAGTCAGGAGTGATGCCAATGGAACATGCTTCAAAATCATTTTTAAAGAGACAATTTACTGATATTGAGGATGGAAAGGAGTCTTAATGTACCTTTTTACCACATTTTAAATGAAAAATTAGATTTGTTTTTGTTAAAGTAAGGACTTATTAAATTAAAAATTATCTTATTTTCAAAAAAAATTCTAAAAAAGAAAAGTAAAATTCAAAGCTTTGAATGGTTCTAAATCAATATACACTCATCGAAGCAGCTCTTAAAAAGATTAAAAAGATTACCATTGCAACCGTGACCCCGCTCATTAGATATATCCCATTTTTAGTCATGATATCCACAGGAGATATCCAATTAATCACATCCGGGGAAAGTACTAAGGTCTGGAATAACAATCCTATGAAAATCAGGGAAATTCAACATGGAAAAACCCCAAATAGTGGATACACCACCAATTAAAAGGGAAAATAGCCAGTAATAAACAGGATTATAACCCGGGCCCTCAATAACCACATCAGAACCAACATAAACCGGAGTCTCCTCCGAAAGGATATAAATAAAGGTCATATTGACAATGTTACATGTGTTTGGAGACTATTTTAAGCGATCTTTCTTAGACGGATTTTAAGAGATTATTTCTCTTTTTTGATTTTTGGCTGTTTTATTCCCAAATAAGCTCCTATAACTGCAGATA is a genomic window of Methanobacterium congolense containing:
- a CDS encoding MFS transporter — its product is MEGPGTTDEYSKKWRILLAVSIGALMVPINASITNVSLPTIAGFFSVNVATAEWVLTSYLIMFIGLVLFFARFGDFYGHERLFLGGLVGFIVASILCSLSPCVTALIIFRGVQGVTAAMVMSVSMVIIEKSFPIRYLGKALGIYSVAIAAGLALGPAIGGVMTSLFGWRSIFLVNIPIGVVAFGICYFTLKRGEPQEVKWDLPGTLLQFTYLFLIIYSLNLVERSEYITAVITGVLAVLAFAIFVYMELHTESPMIELKLLKNKVFSAFNMSLHLNYICMYMMLFAMPFYLQKVLHLGSSTAGMVLTASPIVMMLMAPVSGAMSDRFGSRRPVFIGSIICMLALLSLTQITTTSTIFDVFWRLALLGLGTALFQSPANKTLMSSLPHENVGMASGIIATVRDMGMVFAVCYAGLLIHSAISPQLMLQNQLFAGAALDLTTGVHRVFLFGAILSGLMALLSFAGIKNKKKLIKKYEYAVKHNKRLFEEKTKHQIHNVQVILQNMGI
- a CDS encoding sensor histidine kinase; amino-acid sequence: MYPNILSLISFLVFAIYLFIGVYILKLSPKSKLNISVMILSVMFAIWSFACTFYYSAPDQASAWFWYKVSAFGRCAYPVGLLQIALILTRNDKVFKKWYHYLILYVPALFFIYETVSGSFTGPGLVWINSMWIDIATSWWYSSYTVYFTALPVLSYLLILRWGRRSESPREKKQANIIVLTAIVAFVPGYIVNAVLPFINIFILPSIGQILALIAFLGIGYAISRYKFLRMTPDVAVDEIISRTTDMIIFLNKRGEIVNINEPAERILEYDKKEIIGTKWTILLPKECIKPVERKIVDMINENAPEKQYIEMDLNYLTQQKDQVPVKMYFSVIRDEYEIRGRLIVAQDMRQTEKLEREINAKEKALKEKEMLMKEIHHRVKNNLTVISSLLSLQSRYIQDDKTRSMFQESQSRARSMAMIHERLYKSDNLKSIDFGDYIGNLAEELLETYSLNNEAVKLNVDVDNEFLDVDVAVPLGIIVNEIISNSLKYAFNEDKKGYITIQFHRKDDEFVLVVEDNGSGMPENFNYEDSDSLGMRLINSLVEQIEGEMEVRSDANGTCFKIIFKETIY